Proteins from a genomic interval of Candidatus Eremiobacterota bacterium:
- a CDS encoding NAD(P)/FAD-dependent oxidoreductase has protein sequence MDADIVIIGAGVVGLAVAAHLAGTERVLYVLERNEKFGQETSSRNSEVIHGGLYYRPESLKARLCLEGNRMLYEFCEKHGIPSRRIGKLIVANSDEEREALENVRKNAVASGVKGIRWLTRQEIISMEPAIAAEEALFSESTGIIDSHRLMRHFLVKAEEQGGQVVYRSFVSEVEKLDDGYSVKVAHSCRNCFDFTTRLLINCAGLDAHNIAAALGHRHRIHFCKGSYFSVGNGKERHISHLVYPPPEMAGLGIHATLDLGGRMRLGPDTEYVQDPGDYHVDETRSDAFFERTRPFLPFLEARDLAPDIAGMRPKLQGPGEGFHDFLIFFDPPGALHLLGIESPGLTSSPAIARLVEAMLKEQDLL, from the coding sequence ATGGATGCAGATATCGTCATAATAGGCGCCGGTGTCGTGGGTCTTGCCGTGGCGGCCCATCTTGCCGGCACGGAGAGGGTTCTTTATGTCCTCGAGAGGAACGAGAAGTTCGGCCAGGAGACAAGCTCCAGGAACAGCGAGGTTATCCACGGGGGCCTTTATTACAGGCCGGAATCTCTCAAGGCACGGCTCTGCCTCGAGGGGAACAGAATGCTTTATGAGTTCTGCGAGAAGCACGGCATTCCCTCGAGGCGGATTGGGAAGCTCATCGTGGCAAACAGCGACGAAGAAAGGGAAGCCCTCGAAAATGTGAGGAAAAATGCCGTTGCATCAGGAGTAAAAGGGATCCGATGGCTCACAAGGCAGGAAATCATTTCAATGGAGCCTGCCATTGCCGCAGAAGAGGCGCTTTTTTCAGAATCTACGGGTATTATTGACTCGCACCGCCTCATGCGCCATTTCCTGGTGAAGGCCGAGGAGCAGGGAGGGCAGGTCGTATACCGCTCCTTTGTATCGGAAGTGGAAAAGCTCGATGACGGCTACAGTGTGAAGGTTGCCCATTCCTGCAGGAACTGCTTTGATTTCACCACCAGGCTTCTTATAAACTGCGCCGGCCTCGATGCCCACAATATAGCAGCGGCTCTGGGCCACCGCCATCGGATCCACTTCTGCAAGGGAAGTTATTTCAGCGTGGGTAACGGAAAAGAGAGGCATATCAGCCACCTTGTCTATCCCCCGCCTGAGATGGCCGGCCTGGGCATACATGCGACACTGGACCTCGGTGGGCGAATGCGCCTCGGGCCTGACACAGAGTATGTCCAGGACCCTGGAGATTACCATGTTGACGAGACCCGGAGCGATGCCTTCTTTGAGAGAACCCGCCCATTCCTTCCCTTCCTGGAGGCCCGGGACCTGGCTCCTGACATTGCAGGGATGCGCCCCAAGCTCCAGGGCCCGGGGGAAGGCTTCCATGATTTCCTGATTTTCTTTGATCCGCCGGGGGCACTGCATCTGCTGGGGATCGAGTCGCCGGGCCTCACCTCGTCGCCTGCCATAGCCCGCCTGGTGGAGGCTATGCTGAAGGAGCAAGACCTCCTCTGA
- the folE2 gene encoding GTP cyclohydrolase FolE2, whose product MKDVQGSRDHRGITLQKAGVKDIYLPLEIRVPDGSYQPVLARVSLSADLSHECRGTHMSRFVEELYGWSRRKLSSIEVKEILEAVRKSLGARRAEIELDFRYFIAKSTPVSEAMSLLDYECQFSGVLMEEEFLFRLGVKIPLHILCPCSREISHFGAHNQRAVLKVRVHYPESAFIWIEELVSGLEPLGSAAIFPLLKRADEKYVTEQAYENPKFVEDVVRDAVLLLRSDSRIDWFEVECESAESIHNHSAFAYHSESR is encoded by the coding sequence ATGAAGGATGTGCAGGGCTCCCGGGATCACCGTGGAATAACCCTCCAGAAGGCAGGAGTGAAGGATATTTACCTGCCCCTGGAGATCAGGGTCCCCGACGGGTCGTACCAGCCCGTCCTCGCAAGGGTTTCCCTCTCGGCCGACCTTTCCCATGAGTGCCGCGGCACCCACATGAGCAGGTTTGTCGAGGAGCTCTACGGGTGGAGCCGCCGGAAGCTCTCGAGCATTGAGGTGAAGGAGATTCTCGAAGCCGTGAGAAAGAGCCTTGGTGCCCGGAGAGCCGAGATTGAGCTGGATTTCCGTTACTTCATTGCCAAGAGCACTCCTGTGAGCGAGGCCATGAGCCTCCTGGACTACGAGTGCCAGTTCAGCGGCGTGCTCATGGAAGAGGAATTCCTGTTCCGGCTCGGGGTAAAGATCCCTCTCCATATACTCTGCCCCTGCAGCAGGGAGATCTCCCATTTCGGCGCCCATAACCAGAGAGCTGTTCTCAAGGTGAGGGTCCACTACCCTGAAAGCGCTTTCATATGGATCGAGGAGCTCGTGTCAGGCCTCGAGCCCCTGGGGAGCGCCGCCATATTTCCCCTCCTGAAGCGGGCCGATGAAAAGTACGTGACGGAGCAGGCCTATGAGAACCCCAAGTTTGTCGAGGACGTGGTGAGGGATGCCGTGCTGCTCCTCAGGAGCGATTCGAGAATTGACTGGTTCGAGGTGGAGTGCGAATCAGCGGAGTCGATCCATAATCACAGCGCTTTTGCATACCACAGTGAGTCGCGCTGA
- a CDS encoding ABC transporter substrate-binding protein: MAGFGRFFPRGGAAVLAAFVALLLLIGGCGPPQRKIGVIIPLTGIRKSFGESMKKGIDMALQNLNAGKQPKDQLQVVYVDDQGDETKAREAAKHFAESKEMLALVGSYSNLCTIAIAEEAEKGKIPLISPTSASEEISMRGYKWVFRMNAPASYYAVTVLDFLKNCTHTRSLAVLYENDDFGVRTSEHIRKYASDMKFEIKQSSGFENQSLTFEPLLREVKAKKPEAIVMIAHKEDGLNLMRTARKVELNPRVFAGCGAGFSLSEFLSEGKGDVEYVFTVTQWNRLVEWPGAGDFVKTFRSRYGVYPEYHSAETYATMQVLAKCMEGGDTLTRDGLRTRLLALDADTVFGKIRFEHFESYTNQNSHPLLIQQVQKGEFMLVWPASFSKAPLLFPMPPWDQREALR; the protein is encoded by the coding sequence GTGGCAGGGTTCGGGCGGTTTTTTCCCCGCGGGGGTGCGGCGGTCCTTGCGGCTTTTGTGGCTCTGCTCCTTTTAATCGGGGGATGCGGCCCCCCTCAAAGGAAAATCGGTGTCATTATTCCTCTTACCGGCATCAGGAAGAGCTTCGGCGAGTCCATGAAAAAGGGAATCGATATGGCGCTCCAGAACCTGAATGCCGGAAAGCAGCCTAAAGACCAGCTCCAGGTAGTCTACGTAGATGACCAGGGTGATGAGACCAAAGCCAGGGAAGCAGCGAAGCACTTTGCCGAGTCCAAGGAGATGCTGGCCCTTGTCGGCTCTTACAGCAACCTCTGCACCATCGCCATCGCAGAAGAGGCCGAGAAGGGAAAGATACCTCTCATCTCGCCGACGAGCGCTTCTGAAGAGATCTCCATGAGGGGTTACAAGTGGGTCTTCAGGATGAATGCCCCTGCCTCTTACTATGCCGTCACGGTCCTGGACTTTCTGAAGAACTGCACTCACACAAGGAGCCTTGCGGTGCTGTATGAAAACGATGACTTCGGCGTGAGAACTTCGGAGCACATCAGGAAGTACGCCTCCGACATGAAGTTTGAAATAAAGCAGTCAAGCGGCTTTGAAAACCAGTCCCTCACTTTTGAGCCTCTCCTCAGGGAGGTGAAGGCAAAGAAGCCTGAAGCCATCGTGATGATTGCCCACAAAGAGGACGGCCTCAACCTGATGAGAACGGCGCGGAAAGTGGAACTGAATCCCCGGGTTTTTGCGGGCTGCGGAGCCGGCTTCAGCCTCAGCGAGTTTCTGAGCGAAGGGAAAGGCGATGTGGAATATGTTTTCACGGTGACCCAGTGGAACCGCCTTGTTGAATGGCCCGGTGCGGGGGATTTTGTGAAGACCTTCAGGAGCCGCTATGGGGTGTACCCCGAGTACCACAGCGCCGAGACCTATGCCACCATGCAGGTCCTTGCGAAATGCATGGAAGGAGGGGATACCCTCACAAGAGACGGCCTCCGCACAAGGCTCCTTGCCCTTGATGCCGATACCGTATTCGGGAAAATAAGATTCGAGCATTTCGAGAGCTATACCAACCAGAACAGCCATCCCCTCCTTATCCAGCAGGTACAGAAGGGAGAATTCATGCTCGTGTGGCCCGCCAGCTTCAGCAAGGCACCTCTTCTATTCCCAATGCCTCCCTGGGACCAGCGGGAAGCACTCCGATGA
- a CDS encoding adenosine deaminase family protein — protein sequence MKKEKRLEVDKSDPLYQEIFRLPKTDLHCHLDGSLRIDTIVELIKEQGMPYPVSREELSKLLVKDNLVYAKNKSLPEYLKAFEITTSVMQNEASLERIAFEVAEDAAQENVRYLEVRFAPILHTNKGLDMESITSAVCRGLARAEGKYDMVTGIIICAMRHYVSCGIEDNLMKSLPYATHDSASVLMAVETAMHAVEMAKKDHHIVGFDLAGAEMDNPPKRYKKAFSIVTNGYIPITVHAGEAFGPESIQQAVTCNNVKRIGHGTNLYKDPLLMSYFMNERIPIEVCLTSNLQTNPEHNTYESHPLRIYLENRLRTTLCTDNRLVSDTTVTKELYIAAKAFSLDLNHIKILITHGFNSALYNCYYPEALNSYNSMRNLRSRVARELKYKDALEEVNKAYVKSEGE from the coding sequence ATGAAGAAGGAAAAGCGCCTGGAGGTCGATAAATCTGATCCCCTTTACCAGGAGATATTCCGCCTTCCAAAGACGGATCTGCACTGCCACCTCGACGGCTCCCTGAGGATAGATACTATTGTCGAGCTCATCAAGGAACAGGGCATGCCCTATCCTGTCAGCAGGGAAGAGCTCTCAAAGCTTCTCGTGAAAGATAACCTTGTCTACGCGAAGAACAAGTCCCTTCCCGAATATCTCAAGGCCTTTGAGATAACCACTTCAGTGATGCAGAACGAGGCATCACTGGAAAGGATAGCCTTTGAAGTTGCAGAGGACGCCGCACAGGAAAACGTAAGGTACCTCGAAGTGCGTTTTGCCCCGATTCTTCATACCAACAAGGGGCTCGACATGGAGAGCATCACCTCCGCCGTGTGCAGGGGCCTTGCGAGGGCAGAGGGGAAATATGACATGGTGACAGGCATAATAATATGCGCCATGCGCCATTATGTGTCATGCGGCATAGAGGATAACCTCATGAAATCCCTTCCTTACGCTACTCACGACAGCGCATCAGTCCTCATGGCAGTTGAGACGGCCATGCACGCCGTCGAGATGGCCAAAAAGGATCACCATATCGTGGGATTCGACCTGGCGGGCGCCGAGATGGACAACCCGCCGAAGCGCTACAAAAAGGCCTTTTCCATTGTGACGAACGGATATATCCCCATAACGGTCCATGCCGGTGAGGCTTTCGGCCCCGAGAGCATCCAGCAGGCCGTCACCTGCAACAATGTAAAGAGGATAGGCCATGGCACGAATCTTTACAAGGATCCCCTTCTCATGTCATATTTCATGAATGAGAGGATCCCCATCGAGGTGTGCCTTACGAGCAACCTGCAGACCAATCCCGAGCATAATACCTATGAGTCCCACCCTCTCAGGATATACCTGGAGAACCGCCTGCGCACCACTCTCTGCACCGACAACAGGCTCGTATCCGATACCACCGTCACCAAGGAGCTCTATATAGCGGCGAAGGCATTCTCCCTCGATCTCAACCATATAAAGATCCTCATCACCCACGGCTTTAACAGCGCTCTTTACAACTGCTATTACCCCGAGGCGCTCAACTCCTACAATTCCATGCGAAACCTTCGCTCCAGGGTCGCCCGGGAGCTGAAGTACAAGGATGCCCTGGAAGAGGTGAACAAGGCTTATGTGAAAAGTGAGGGAGAATAG
- a CDS encoding glycosyltransferase produces the protein MTRFITPDRALFVLLCFEGPDLYSQAGGLGIRMTELSRVLSEQGFINHFFFIGDCNLPGEEKNYGRKQVLHRWCQWVSGYHPEGVYEGEEGKRNEWDKSLPPYLVEHIIKPAACEGRPIVILAEDWHTARTVHILDALLREQGLRDSCIILWNANNEFGFHHVDLRALDAICTVTTVSSFMRRRLLPYGVDPLVLPNGIPGRIIGSVDPFRKHILRESFRGLLLQKTGRFDPNKRWMEAIHALAILKESGAMPHLVMRGGREPYRREVMGLVERLGLSHAVIRVCDPSYEHILNALRHHSQADIIEMDFYVPEEFLMLLYGTADTVLANSGYEPFGIVGLEVMAKGGIAIVGDTGEDYARSFFNSFRVQNDDPAELVSFILRVNLDRGLHNFMRNNALITAREYVWENVLDKLIFMVEEIGTALGQLV, from the coding sequence ATGACAAGGTTTATTACCCCTGACAGGGCGCTTTTTGTGCTCCTCTGCTTTGAAGGGCCTGATCTCTATTCGCAGGCCGGCGGGCTCGGCATAAGGATGACCGAGCTTTCGAGGGTGCTCTCGGAGCAGGGCTTCATCAACCATTTCTTCTTCATCGGCGACTGTAACCTGCCGGGAGAGGAGAAAAACTATGGCCGCAAGCAGGTGCTCCACCGCTGGTGCCAGTGGGTAAGCGGCTACCACCCCGAGGGCGTTTACGAGGGAGAGGAAGGAAAGCGCAACGAGTGGGACAAATCCCTTCCTCCCTACCTTGTCGAGCATATCATAAAGCCTGCGGCCTGCGAGGGCCGGCCCATCGTCATACTTGCCGAGGACTGGCACACGGCAAGGACCGTGCATATCCTTGACGCTCTTCTGAGGGAGCAGGGCCTGAGAGACAGCTGCATCATTCTCTGGAATGCCAACAACGAGTTCGGCTTTCACCACGTGGACCTGCGGGCTCTTGACGCCATCTGCACCGTCACCACCGTAAGCTCATTCATGAGAAGGCGCCTCCTCCCTTACGGCGTCGATCCCCTGGTGCTCCCCAATGGCATACCCGGGAGAATCATAGGGTCCGTCGATCCTTTCCGCAAGCATATCCTGAGGGAGAGCTTCAGGGGCCTCCTCCTTCAGAAGACCGGCCGTTTCGACCCCAACAAGCGCTGGATGGAGGCAATTCACGCCCTGGCCATCCTCAAGGAGAGCGGGGCCATGCCCCACCTCGTGATGAGGGGAGGCCGTGAGCCTTACAGGAGGGAAGTAATGGGCCTCGTGGAGCGCCTGGGCCTCTCCCATGCCGTCATAAGGGTCTGTGATCCCTCATACGAGCATATTCTTAATGCCCTGAGGCATCACAGCCAGGCCGATATAATCGAGATGGACTTCTATGTGCCCGAGGAGTTTCTGATGCTTCTTTACGGTACTGCCGACACGGTGCTGGCCAATTCTGGCTACGAGCCTTTCGGCATCGTGGGGCTCGAGGTCATGGCCAAGGGGGGAATAGCTATCGTGGGTGACACGGGGGAAGATTATGCAAGGAGCTTCTTTAACAGCTTCCGTGTCCAGAACGATGATCCTGCCGAGCTCGTCTCATTCATACTCCGCGTCAACCTGGACAGGGGCCTCCATAATTTCATGAGGAACAATGCCCTGATTACAGCCCGTGAATATGTATGGGAAAATGTGCTGGACAAGCTGATCTTCATGGTGGAGGAGATCGGTACTGCCTTAGGGCAGCTTGTCTAG